ATAATCCAAAATCCAAAATCCAAAATCCAAAATCTACAGTGCTTCTGGTGGGGCAATATCAGCACCAACAGCGATCCCCGCTCTGCTAGATTGCAGTCCAGGTTTGGAAATTGGTTTTTCGTCTTTCAAGGACTGTGTGACGGAAGAGGATGGAGGCACTTCACCTGTTTCTATAGTTGCATCTGCATTGGCTTGCTGAGACATGATTGATAATCCTCCCAAGGAACCAGCAACAAGGGCTGCATAGCCTACATAAAGATGCACTGGTTTGATTCCAAATCCTAAGTTACTGGATTGGAGTTGAGATTGATAAGAAGTTGGTAACACCAATTTTGTCGGTTCTGGAATAGGCAAAGAAGCAGCCAAATTTGTGCCATCAAGCCCTAAGGCATTGCCCATAACACGGATAAAGCCACGAACATAGACATCCTCTGCCAATGCGTCCCAGTTACCTTCTTCAATTGCTGCCATCTGATAAACGGGTACGTGAGTGTAAACGTGAAGTTGGTTCAGAGAAAGACCTTGCGACTCTCGAACTTGCCGCAGTTTTTGACCAACTTGACGCAGGCTTTCTATACGTTGTTGAGCTTTTTGTTCCGCTAGTTCAGCTTTTGTGGGCTTTCTGTTCCCAAACCATCTGCTTTGTTTTTTCTTTGCAGGCTGGGTTTCTAAGGTTTGCACAACCTCTGGTTTTGATGGCAAATCATCTTGAATAGTTGTTTCAACACTCTCTTTTTGGTGTGCTCTAACATCAGTTAAGCATGGTGTGAAATCAACAACCTCTGCTTCTTCGGAAAGAGTCGCTACGATTTCTATATGATTGTTGTCTGTTTGATGGTCGTTTTCTGGTTGGTTATTTTCGTTTTCTGCCTTTTGGGAGTGTTGCACAAATTGGCGAAAAGCTAAACCAATTGCTTCTCTACCTATAGATTGAAACAGTGCTTGGGCTTGTTCGGTTGATGAACCTAGCAACTGTTGCATCATAGCGAGAGCACGACGGTAAACTTTACTTTGATGTAATTCGGTTTCTATTTCATTTAAGAGCGATCGCAATTCATCCTGAGAAATTTCTGTAGCTGGATGACCGGGAGATTTTAACAAGTACAGGGATGTGGTAGCCATTGTGGGAAGCCTCTTTCGGCAGTTGAGCAATGCGAAGTTTCACTTATGTAATTTCTTCTACGGTTTATTATCATCTCCGGATGGATACGTATCATTTTTCTATGTCGAATGGGGGATGCAGTCAAAATTACATTTAATCAAGAAGAAACCGTTATTTAAACGTCTTGTTAGGTAAGAGATAGTATTTTTTCTGCTTGGTAGAATTGAGTAACTCCTAATTGTAAAATTACGCAGGAAAGCGTTTTTCTTAATACATTTAAGAAAATTACTGAGTATAAAAACAAAATAGGAAGGATAAACCGTAGCCCCTAGATTTATCCATGGCATATATGACTTATTAAATGAAGGACAAAGTCAAATTTTTGAGACTTTATCCTTTAGCCTTCATCCTTGATGACAACCCTATTCCAATATGAATTGCGAGCTATTACGTTCTTGGACGTGTTTAACAAAAGACTGCACTGCCTGATAATAGACAGAAGGAACAATCTCTGCCAAATCGTTATGTCTTCCTCCTGGAAGTAGAACTAGGTTCTTCGGTTCTGGAGTAGCTTCATACAGGTTCTTGCTCATAAACGGGGGAACGACCTCATCAGCAGTGCCGTG
This genomic interval from Scytonema hofmannii PCC 7110 contains the following:
- a CDS encoding helix-turn-helix domain-containing protein, producing the protein MATTSLYLLKSPGHPATEISQDELRSLLNEIETELHQSKVYRRALAMMQQLLGSSTEQAQALFQSIGREAIGLAFRQFVQHSQKAENENNQPENDHQTDNNHIEIVATLSEEAEVVDFTPCLTDVRAHQKESVETTIQDDLPSKPEVVQTLETQPAKKKQSRWFGNRKPTKAELAEQKAQQRIESLRQVGQKLRQVRESQGLSLNQLHVYTHVPVYQMAAIEEGNWDALAEDVYVRGFIRVMGNALGLDGTNLAASLPIPEPTKLVLPTSYQSQLQSSNLGFGIKPVHLYVGYAALVAGSLGGLSIMSQQANADATIETGEVPPSSSVTQSLKDEKPISKPGLQSSRAGIAVGADIAPPEAL